From a region of the Oryzias melastigma strain HK-1 linkage group LG4, ASM292280v2, whole genome shotgun sequence genome:
- the onecut3a gene encoding hepatocyte nuclear factor 6 (The sequence of the model RefSeq protein was modified relative to this genomic sequence to represent the inferred CDS: added 6 bases not found in genome assembly) — MELTMENIGNLHGVPHSHQTSDLMNSPHARQSSASHRNLVSHGRSAMVSSMASILEGAGDYRTEHALSGPLHPAMTMSCDSGMSLSSTYTTLTPLQHLPPISTVSEKFHHPHAHAHHHPAHQRLAAGNVSGSFALMRDERGLASMSNLYGHYPKDMSGMGQSLSPLSNGLGSLHGSQQTLGAYGPGAHLSNDKMLSSGSFEPHAAMLSRGDEHLARGLGGHGPGLMSSLNGIHHHSHPHSQANGSMLSERDRQTVVGGGPGGGSGQVEEINTKEVAQRITAELKRYSIPQAIFAQRILCRSQGTLSDLLRNPKPWSKLKSGRETFRRMWKWLQEPEFQRMSALRLAACKRKEQEQHKDRNAAPKKQRLVFTDLQRRTLIAIFKENKRPSKEMQITISQQLGLELSTVSNFFMNARRRCVDRWHDDHGSSPGQPGTSATTFSKA, encoded by the exons ATGGAGCTGACGATGGAGAACATCGGAAACCTGCACGGCGTCCCGCACTCGCACCAGACCAGCGACCTCATGAACTCCCCGCACGCGCGCCAGTCGTCGGCGTCGCACCGGAACTTGGTGTCTCACGGCCGCTCGGCCATGGTGTCCAGCATGGCCTCCATCCTGGAGGGCGCGGGGGACTACCGTACGGAGCACGCGCTGTCCGGGCCGCTGCACCCCGCCATGACCATGTCCTGCGACTCCGGGATGAGCCTGAGCAGCACCTACACCACGCTCACGCCCCTGCAGCACCTGCCCCCCATCTCCACGGTCTCGGAGAAATTCCACCACCCGCACGCGCACGCTCACCACCACCCCGCGCACCAGAGACTCGCGGCCGGGAACGTCAGCGGCAGCTTCGCTCTGATGCGGGACGAGCGCGGCCTCGCGTCCATGAGCAACCTGTACGGCCACTACCCCAAAGACATGTCCGGCATGGGCCAGTCCCTGTCCCCGCTCTCCAACGGCCTGGGCTCCCTGCACGGCTCCCAGCAGACGCTCGGCgcctacggcccgggggcccaCCTGTCCAACGACAAGATGCTCTCGTCGGGGAGCTTCGAGCCCCACGCGGCCATGCTGTCCCGCGGGGACGAACACCTGGCGCGCGGGCTCGGGGGCCACGGGCCCGGGCTCATGAGCTCCCTGAACGGCATCCACCATCACAGCCATCCTCACTCTCAGGCGAACGGATCTATGCTGTCCGAGCGGGACCGGCAGACGGTGGTGGGGGGCGGGCCGGGCGGGGGCTCCGGCCAGGTGGAGGAGATCAACACCAAAGAGGTGGCGCAGCGGATCACGGCGGAGCTGAAGCGCTACAGCATCCCGCAGGCCATCTTCGCGCAGAGGATCTTGTGCCGCTCCCAGGGAACGCTGTCCGACCTGCTGCGGAACCCCAAGCCCTGGAGTAAGCTCAAGTCCGGCCGCGAGACCTTCCGGCGGATGTGGAAGTGGCTCCAGGAGCCCGAGTTCCAGCGGATGTCGGCGCTCAGGCTCGCAG AGCGCAAAGAACAGGAGCAGCACAAGGACCGCAACGCGGCGCCCAAGAAGCAGCGGCTGGTCTTCACCGACCTGCAGCGCCGCACGCTCATCGCCATCTTCAAGGAGAACAAGCGGCCGTCTAAGGAGATGCAGATCACCATCTCCCAGCAGCTCGGCCTGGAGCTCAGCACCGTCAGCAACTTCTTCATGAACGCACGCCGGCGCTGCGTGGACCGCTGGCACGACGACCACGGCTCCAGCCCCGGCCAGCCGGGCACGTCTGCCACCACCTTCTCCAAGGCCTGA